The sequence below is a genomic window from Anaerocolumna chitinilytica.
TTAACTACTATCCCGAAAGCAACCGACGAATTCTTTATACTCAAAGAGAAAGAATTGAGTATAAAAAAAGTCCGCCTAAGAAAAAGAGGACAAAAGGGTCAAAAAGCTCAGTTGTAGAAATGAAAAATCACCGCTTAACCTTACAACTTAAGCGGTGATTTTTTTGATTCAATTATCTGCTTTTAATAATTATCTGCTTCCCTTATCATAAGGAATACCTTCAGCTTTGGGAGCCTGAGAATGCTTGGAGGAAAATGCAAGAATGATAAGAGTTGCGATATAGGGTATCATCTTATATATTTCATTTGATATAGGAAGATCTCTTAACACCGGCACTACCGAGTAAGCAGAGGCAAAGGTCTTCATAATACCAAAGAAGAATGCTGCAGCAATAATCTTATTGGTTCTCCATTGACCGAAGATTAAAACAGCTAAGGCAAGGAAACCATAACCGGCAACGGTTGCATTGAAATTGGTAGAGGTAGGTACGATAAATACCAGACCACCGATACCGGCTAATGCACCGGATATCATAACACCGGCATAACGTATCTTGTACACGTTAATACCAACGGAATCCGCAGCCTGAGGATGTTCACCGCAGGCTCTAAGTCTTAAACCAAATCTAGTCTTGCTGATTACAATGCCGGATAAAATCGCTATTCCGAGGCCCACGTAGGTCGTAATATAGCAATTCTGGAACAGTAAGGGTCCGATAACAGGTATACTTCCAAGAACCGGAACTTTATTGATATGAAATGTATCTTTAAACTGAATCTGCTGCACGCCCTGAACCATTCTTGCTACGAATACTACAAAGGCAGGAGCAAACATGTTAAGAGCAGTACCACTGATTGTCTGGTCAGCTTTTAAATTAATGGAAGCAAAGGCATGAAGCAG
It includes:
- a CDS encoding ABC transporter permease, coding for MGILYFIVQQTMFFAIPLLIVALGGMFSERSGVVNIALEGIMVMGGFFGIGFMHIFEGKMSGQPLLLLALVISGVSGAIFSLLHAFASINLKADQTISGTALNMFAPAFVVFVARMVQGVQQIQFKDTFHINKVPVLGSIPVIGPLLFQNCYITTYVGLGIAILSGIVISKTRFGLRLRACGEHPQAADSVGINVYKIRYAGVMISGALAGIGGLVFIVPTSTNFNATVAGYGFLALAVLIFGQWRTNKIIAAAFFFGIMKTFASAYSVVPVLRDLPISNEIYKMIPYIATLIILAFSSKHSQAPKAEGIPYDKGSR